Genomic segment of Rhodococcus sp. W8901:
TGAAGGCCTGGCAGCGGGGGACCGTGGTGCGCTCGTGGCTGTTGGAGTTGCTGGTGGCCGCGGACAGCGATGATCCGGGGTTCGAATGCCTGACGGGCTACACCGACGACTCCGGTGAGGGGCGCTGGGCCGTCGAGGAAGCGATCGCGCACGCGGTACCCGCGCCGGTGATATCGGCGGCGTTGTTCGCCAGATTCTCCTCGCGCCAACCCGATTCCCCGGCGATGAAGGCGGTCTCGGCGCTGCGCAACCAGTTCGGTGGACACGATGTACGTCTGAAGGAGTTGTCGGCATGAACCTGCGGTTGGGGTACAAGGCATCCGCGGAGCAGTTCGGCCCGCGGCAGTTGGTGGAGTTGGGTGTGCTGGCCGAGGCCCACGGGATGGACTCGGCGACGGTGTCGGATCACTTTCAGCCGTGGCGGCACGAGGGTGGTCATGCGCCCTTCTCTCTTGCGTGGATGACGGCCGTGGGGGAGCGGACATCGCACCTGATGTTGGGGACGTCGGTGATGACTCCGACGTTCCGGTACAACCCGGCGGTGGTGGCGCAGGCGTTCGCGACGATGGGCTGCCTCTACCCGGGGCGGGTCATGCTGGGCGTGGGTACGGGTGAGGCGCTGAACGAGATCGCGACCGGATTCGCCGGGCCGTGGCCGGAATTCAAGGAACGGTTCGCGCGGCTGCGGGAGGCCGTCCGGTTGATGCGGGAACTGTGGTCGGGGAACCGAGTGGATTTCGAGGGGGAGTTCTACCGGACGACGGGTGCATCGATCTATGACGTGCCCGAGGGCGGCATACCGGTGTACATCGCGGCGGGTGGTCCGGTGGTGGCACGGTATGCGGGCCGGTCGGGCGACGGGTTCATCTGTACGTCGGGTAAGGGGATGGAGTTGTACACCGACAAGCTGATGCCCGCGGTCGCGGAGGGGGCGGACACCGCAGGACGCGACATCGCCGCGATCGACAGGATGATCGAGATCAAGATTTCCTACGACACGGATCCGGAACTGGCACTGGAGAATACGCGGTTCTGGGCGCCGTTGTCGTTGACGGCGGAGCAGAAGCACAGCATCGATGATCCGATCGAGATGGAGAAGGCGGCGAATGCGTTGCCGATCGAGCAGGTGGCCAAGCGGTGGATCGTGGCATCGGATCCGGACGAGGCGGTGGCGCAGATCCAGCCGTACGTCGACGCGGGGTTGAACCACCTCGTCTTCCACGCGCCGGGCCACGATCAGAAGAGGTTCCTCGAGCTGTTCGAGAAGGACCTCGCTCCACGACTGCGTGCCCTCGCGTGATCGGAGTCGATGTCACGAAATCCGCGTTGTGGCAGGAGCTCACGGCGCATCAGTCCACGATCGCGTCGACCGATCTGCGCTCGCTGTTCGCGTCGGACCCGAGCCGCGGCCGCCGCCTCGCCGTGAACGCCGGCGATCTCTACATCGACTTCAGCAAGCACCTCGTCACAGCGGAGACGCTCGACCTGTTGACCGCGCTGGCACGATCGGCCGGTGTCGAACGGTGCCGTGAGGCGATGTTCGACGGCAAGCGTATCAACAGCACCGAGGATCGGGCGGTGCTGCACACGGCACTGCGAGCGTCTCGGGGCGCACGACTGGTCGTCGACGGAGAGCACGTTGTCGACGACGTGCATGACGTTCTCGACCGAATGGCAGACTTTGCCGATCGCGTCCGATCCGGCCGGTGGCGCGGCGCAACGGGCCGTCGAATCCGATCCGTCGTGAACATCGGAATCGGTGGATCCGACCTCGGCCCCGCCATGGCGTACCGCGCTTTGCGGTCCTGTGTCGACGGTCCGGAAGTGCGCTTCGTGTCGAACGTCGACCCCGCGGATCTGGCCTCCGCGCTGGCCGGGTTCGAGCCGGAAACCACTCTCTTCGTGGTGGTTTCGAAGACTTTCTCGACTCTGGAAACCCTGACCAATGCAACCGCGGCGCGCCGTTGGTTGACGAACGTGCTCGGGGAGGACGCTGTACCCCTGCACTTCGTTGCGGTATCGAGCGATGTCGAACGAGTCGAAGCGTTCGGCATCGATCGAGCGAACATGTTCGGCTTCTGGGACTGGGTCGGCGGCCGCTACTCGTTGGGATCGGCCGTCGGACTCAGTCTCATGGTCGCGATCGGGCCCGAACAGTTCGGCGAGTTCCTGACCGGGTTCAGGCGAATGGATCAGCATTTCCGCACCGCGCCGCTCGAATCGAACGCGCCGGTGCTGCTCGGACTGCTCGGTGTCTGGTATGCGAGCTTCTTCGGTGCCGACACACACGCGGTACTGCCGTACGCGAACGACCTCGCGAGGTTCCCGGCGTATCTCCAGCAGCTGGTGATGGAGTCCAACGGCAAGTCGGTCCGATCCGACGGCACCGGTGTGGGCACCCGGACCGGCGAAATCTACTGGGGTGAGCCCGGAACGAACGGGCAGCACGCCTTCCATCAGCTTCTCCATCAAGGCACCCGTCTGGTTCCCGTGGATTTCATCGGGTTCGTGAATTCGGCGGCCGGCGTCACGGAAGTCGACCCCGACGGGTCGATGCACGATGTGCTGGTCGCGAACATGTTCGCCCAGGCGAAGGTCCTGGCCTTCGGCCGCTCCGCGGCGGAGATCGAGTCCGAAGGTGTTGCGCAGGAACTCGTTCCGCACAAGATCATGTCCGGGAACCGCCCGTCGACGACGATCCTCGCGCCCCGGCTCACACCCTCGGTCCTCGGACAGTTGATCGCGCTCTACGAGCACCTGGTCTTCGTGCAGGGAACGATATGGGGCATCAACTCTTTCGACCAGTGGGGTGTCGAACTCGGCAAGAAGGCTGCACTCGAGTTGACGGCCGACCTGTGCGATGTCGGCGTCGCGGTCTCCGATGGGGACACTTCCACGACAGAGCTGATGGGGGTCTACCGGCGGGAGCGGGACAGCATGCGGTGCCCGCACTGACGGCAGGCACAGCGAAACGCCCGGGGGCCGTCGAACCGTTCCGGTCGGCGACCCCCGGGCGGGGCGCGTGGGTCTACACGTCGCGCTTGCCGAGCCTCATCACCTCGCGATTGCCGGTGCACCACCGCTGGACCGCGCGCACCGAGCTGATCCGCCAGCCGTCCTCACCTCGCCGGAGACCCATGTCGTACTGACCTCCGGAGGTCCACAGCGGTCCACCGCTGTTGTTGGGCTTCACGTGGGTGGCCACCACCTGGGAGATGCACCTGGCCTCGTCGCCCGAGCCGCTCACGAGGTGCCCGGACACCTGGTGCTGCGTCGCGTCGAGGTTGCCGAGCAGACGCTCGGCGTTCCTGACGTAGTCGGCGCGCGGAGTGTCGGTGGGGGCACCGCCGAAGACACCCACGTAGTCCAAAGTGATGGTCTCGGTGAAGATCTCGTGGAGGTCGGCCCACCGGCGCTCGTCGATGTAGTACGTCATCTTCGTGCAGGTCTCGATGATCTCCGCACGATCGTCGGCGCTGAAGCGCTCGTCGGTCATTCAGTTGTTCCCTTCGTTCACGGATGATTGCGGGCGCTCGCCGGCGGCGCCGCCGGCGAGGAGATCGTCGATCTCCACGGCGTCGACGCCCCACTCGCCCAGGACTTCACGGGTGTGCGCGCCGGGCGTGGCGGCCGGCGCCGGGGTCCGAGGAGGCGTGCGGGAGAAGCGTGGGGCCGGGGCCGGCTGTACGATGCCACCGACCTCGACGAACACATTCCGCGCACGGTTCGCCGGATGCCGCGTCGCCTCCGTCGGGCTGAGCACCGGCGCGAAGCACGCGTCGGTGCCCTCGAGCAGGTCGCACCACTCCTGTCGGGTCCGGGTGGCGAACAGTTCGGCGAACCGGGACCGTGTCGCTGCCGCGTCGGCGGTACGGTCGACCTCGACACCCAGACGGTCGCACAGGTCGTTGTAGAACCGGGACTCCAGAGCGCCGATCGCGACGAACTGGTGGTCGGCCGTCTCGTACACGTCGTAGTGACCGGCACCGCCGTCGAGGACGTTGCTGCCGCGTTTCTCGGACCATTCTCCGGAGGCGATGAGTTCGTGGATCGCGGTGGTGAGCAGTGCCGCCCCGTCCACGATCGCGGCATCGACCACCTGGCCCTGTCCGGACGACCGCGCCTCGAGGAGCGCGCTGACCACACCGAGGGCGAGCAACATTCCGCCGCCGGCGAAGTCACCGACGATGTTGCCGGGTGGGACGGGACGCTCGGGTGTCCCGATGCCGTGGAGCGCGCCGGCGAGCGCGATGTAGTTGATGTCGTGCCCGGCGGTCTGGGCGAGCGGGCCGTCCTGGCCCCAACCGGTCATGCGCCCGTAGACCAGACGCGGGTTGCGTGCACGGCAGGGCTCGGGGCCGATGCCGAGGCGTTCGGCGACGCCGGGACGGAAGCCCTCGATCACCGCATCCGCGCTCTCACAGAGACGCAGGAACGTCTCGACGGCGTCAGGGTTCTTGAGATCGAGCGCGACGGAACGGCGGCCTCGCCCAACCGGCTCGTGCTCCAGCAGTGCCTCACCGCGCGGTGCGAGACGGTCGATGCGTACGACGTCCGCGCCGAGATCGGAGAGCAGCATGCCGGCGAAGGGCAGTGGACCCATGCCCTGCAGTT
This window contains:
- the fgd gene encoding glucose-6-phosphate dehydrogenase (coenzyme-F420) is translated as MNLRLGYKASAEQFGPRQLVELGVLAEAHGMDSATVSDHFQPWRHEGGHAPFSLAWMTAVGERTSHLMLGTSVMTPTFRYNPAVVAQAFATMGCLYPGRVMLGVGTGEALNEIATGFAGPWPEFKERFARLREAVRLMRELWSGNRVDFEGEFYRTTGASIYDVPEGGIPVYIAAGGPVVARYAGRSGDGFICTSGKGMELYTDKLMPAVAEGADTAGRDIAAIDRMIEIKISYDTDPELALENTRFWAPLSLTAEQKHSIDDPIEMEKAANALPIEQVAKRWIVASDPDEAVAQIQPYVDAGLNHLVFHAPGHDQKRFLELFEKDLAPRLRALA
- the pgi gene encoding glucose-6-phosphate isomerase, yielding MGVDVTKSALWQELTAHQSTIASTDLRSLFASDPSRGRRLAVNAGDLYIDFSKHLVTAETLDLLTALARSAGVERCREAMFDGKRINSTEDRAVLHTALRASRGARLVVDGEHVVDDVHDVLDRMADFADRVRSGRWRGATGRRIRSVVNIGIGGSDLGPAMAYRALRSCVDGPEVRFVSNVDPADLASALAGFEPETTLFVVVSKTFSTLETLTNATAARRWLTNVLGEDAVPLHFVAVSSDVERVEAFGIDRANMFGFWDWVGGRYSLGSAVGLSLMVAIGPEQFGEFLTGFRRMDQHFRTAPLESNAPVLLGLLGVWYASFFGADTHAVLPYANDLARFPAYLQQLVMESNGKSVRSDGTGVGTRTGEIYWGEPGTNGQHAFHQLLHQGTRLVPVDFIGFVNSAAGVTEVDPDGSMHDVLVANMFAQAKVLAFGRSAAEIESEGVAQELVPHKIMSGNRPSTTILAPRLTPSVLGQLIALYEHLVFVQGTIWGINSFDQWGVELGKKAALELTADLCDVGVAVSDGDTSTTELMGVYRRERDSMRCPH
- a CDS encoding nuclear transport factor 2 family protein; the encoded protein is MTDERFSADDRAEIIETCTKMTYYIDERRWADLHEIFTETITLDYVGVFGGAPTDTPRADYVRNAERLLGNLDATQHQVSGHLVSGSGDEARCISQVVATHVKPNNSGGPLWTSGGQYDMGLRRGEDGWRISSVRAVQRWCTGNREVMRLGKRDV
- a CDS encoding CaiB/BaiF CoA transferase family protein; amino-acid sequence: MSGPLAGVRVLELQGMGPLPFAGMLLSDLGADVVRIDRLAPRGEALLEHEPVGRGRRSVALDLKNPDAVETFLRLCESADAVIEGFRPGVAERLGIGPEPCRARNPRLVYGRMTGWGQDGPLAQTAGHDINYIALAGALHGIGTPERPVPPGNIVGDFAGGGMLLALGVVSALLEARSSGQGQVVDAAIVDGAALLTTAIHELIASGEWSEKRGSNVLDGGAGHYDVYETADHQFVAIGALESRFYNDLCDRLGVEVDRTADAAATRSRFAELFATRTRQEWCDLLEGTDACFAPVLSPTEATRHPANRARNVFVEVGGIVQPAPAPRFSRTPPRTPAPAATPGAHTREVLGEWGVDAVEIDDLLAGGAAGERPQSSVNEGNN